The following coding sequences lie in one Verrucomicrobiota bacterium genomic window:
- a CDS encoding TonB-dependent receptor, translating to MPWLLAMLYLMRGFENNSAFVDGVEVGTYRRDMVGYDRVEIIKGVPSAALGGGGNSGVMNFILKKPVYGKTGGSYRAIVGSFAHYRAEVDYNFEINEAVAARVVAAYFKKGEFLKDLTGSGTRIYPSLRWAISDKAELLFNGEYLFSDLPIGGFGTGFTLMPAKFRKLFPALASDDDPITALDLDWGMHVSPGGSSGHKDDTLVSKFQFNYNISDDLFFRQVLQHRKTDHRRTVFWGGGNILTSADTNPADPGNLHGIYKRLGYRWFESEDDVVSFVGDLAWEPEFKIGNFDLRPITQVGYSYTESDSDGVRRAYTVKEELRYFNLAHPNFNAYENHSDALEDGYTLTQNSISSSNNWNVYINQELKMFEDRLRLLYGWRRSYFDNSFKNRLTGDMTNNEGTAAPSQRYGGSFRVSEKLSFYASGSERNDGTRTVLRFPAGLSPDDPRVGETISADSTIESSDIGIKGRLLENKLYYSLGYFKIQRTGTTTSESRDRETPPGSGNSTIVIETVFTNGDTVKGWEAELIGQLTEKFSVNFSFGTMDSQQPNPTTPDPDDTRPIRFVPDWSANVFAKYNMKDENGDGFGIRGGVSFIGELDRYSLSNFGERPLSETQSVVDFGVDYTFGKYRVDAYVKNAFDDTFMTVRVNTPRQIGVSLSGEF from the coding sequence ATGCCTTGGCTCCTGGCGATGCTTTACCTGATGCGAGGATTTGAAAATAATAGTGCCTTTGTTGACGGTGTGGAAGTCGGGACCTATCGTCGCGATATGGTAGGATATGACCGGGTTGAGATAATCAAGGGTGTACCTTCGGCCGCTTTAGGCGGAGGTGGCAATTCCGGTGTGATGAATTTCATATTGAAAAAGCCGGTTTATGGAAAAACTGGTGGCAGTTACCGGGCAATTGTTGGGTCATTTGCTCATTACCGCGCGGAAGTGGACTATAATTTTGAAATTAATGAGGCTGTAGCGGCAAGAGTGGTTGCGGCCTATTTCAAGAAAGGAGAATTTCTGAAAGATCTAACTGGCAGCGGCACTCGTATCTATCCTTCATTGCGTTGGGCCATATCCGATAAAGCGGAACTACTGTTTAATGGGGAATATCTTTTCAGCGACCTTCCCATCGGAGGATTTGGCACGGGTTTTACCCTCATGCCCGCAAAGTTTCGAAAGCTTTTTCCAGCATTAGCCTCCGATGACGACCCCATTACCGCGTTGGATTTGGATTGGGGCATGCATGTAAGCCCAGGTGGGTCGAGTGGGCACAAAGACGATACCCTGGTATCTAAATTTCAATTCAATTACAATATTTCTGACGATTTGTTCTTCCGGCAAGTTTTGCAGCATCGTAAAACCGATCACCGGAGAACTGTTTTTTGGGGTGGAGGGAATATATTGACCTCGGCGGATACAAATCCGGCGGATCCTGGCAACTTGCACGGGATATATAAAAGACTGGGTTACAGATGGTTTGAGTCGGAAGACGATGTTGTATCCTTTGTGGGGGATCTTGCCTGGGAACCCGAATTTAAGATAGGGAATTTTGACCTGCGTCCAATCACCCAGGTTGGATATAGTTATACGGAATCCGATTCAGATGGAGTTCGACGGGCCTATACGGTCAAGGAAGAACTTCGGTATTTTAATTTAGCGCATCCCAATTTTAACGCCTACGAGAACCACAGTGATGCATTGGAAGACGGATATACCCTTACGCAAAACTCCATTTCTTCCTCGAATAACTGGAATGTTTATATTAATCAGGAATTAAAAATGTTCGAAGACCGTCTTCGGCTGTTATACGGGTGGCGACGCTCTTATTTCGATAATAGTTTTAAAAACAGGTTGACCGGTGACATGACCAATAATGAAGGTACGGCTGCTCCCTCGCAACGCTATGGTGGAAGTTTTCGCGTTTCCGAGAAATTATCATTCTATGCATCTGGTAGTGAGCGCAATGACGGAACGAGGACAGTTCTCCGTTTTCCAGCCGGATTGAGCCCTGATGATCCAAGAGTTGGTGAAACCATTTCCGCTGACTCCACTATAGAATCTTCGGATATCGGTATAAAAGGGAGATTGTTAGAAAATAAATTATATTATTCTCTTGGCTACTTCAAGATTCAAAGAACGGGAACGACGACAAGCGAAAGTAGAGATCGAGAAACGCCTCCGGGAAGCGGAAACAGTACTATTGTAATAGAAACGGTCTTCACAAACGGAGACACTGTAAAGGGTTGGGAAGCTGAATTAATTGGTCAACTAACGGAAAAGTTTTCGGTCAATTTCTCATTTGGAACAATGGATTCTCAGCAACCGAATCCAACGACCCCAGACCCGGATGATACTCGTCCTATACGGTTTGTCCCCGATTGGAGTGCTAATGTCTTCGCTAAATACAACATGAAAGATGAAAATGGAGACGGCTTTGGTATTCGTGGTGGAGTTTCCTTTATTGGAGAGCTGGACCGCTATTCATTGAGCAATTTTGGGGAGCGTCCTCTATCAGAAACGCAGTCAGTTGTGGACTTCGGCGTGGATTATACTTTTGGAAAGTACAGGGTGGA